The following proteins come from a genomic window of Pseudomonas hygromyciniae:
- a CDS encoding ABC transporter permease: protein MISLSELTQLFVADGWLNALLQGAVVTLQISAGAFVLGLGIGLLVAMIKLKGPRWMVRLANLYTTLYRAVPELLLILLLYYAGTDLLNMAMAAMGRDSVTVNGFIAAVLVLGIVQGAYSAEIIRGAIQAIPVGQLEAARAFGIERWLLVRRVLLPSMLPFAMAGLSNLWLVLVKDSALISIVGYSELLSVGKQAAGSTKHYLVFYLAVAAVYFIITLISNGAFRVFERRINRWMPQH from the coding sequence ATGATTTCTTTGTCCGAACTCACCCAGCTGTTCGTCGCCGACGGCTGGCTCAACGCCCTGCTCCAGGGGGCGGTGGTGACCTTGCAGATTTCCGCCGGGGCCTTTGTGCTGGGCCTGGGCATCGGCCTGCTGGTGGCCATGATCAAGCTCAAGGGCCCACGCTGGATGGTGCGCCTGGCCAACCTGTACACCACGCTGTACCGCGCGGTGCCGGAGTTGCTGCTGATTTTGCTGCTGTATTACGCCGGCACCGACCTGCTGAACATGGCGATGGCCGCCATGGGCCGCGACAGCGTGACGGTCAATGGCTTTATCGCTGCCGTGCTGGTGCTGGGCATTGTCCAGGGCGCCTATTCGGCGGAGATCATTCGTGGCGCGATCCAGGCCATTCCCGTCGGCCAATTGGAAGCAGCGCGGGCCTTTGGCATCGAGCGCTGGTTGCTGGTACGCCGGGTGTTGCTGCCCAGCATGCTGCCGTTTGCCATGGCCGGCCTGTCGAACCTGTGGCTGGTGCTGGTCAAGGACAGCGCGCTGATCAGCATCGTCGGCTACAGCGAGCTGCTCTCGGTGGGCAAGCAGGCGGCCGGTTCCACCAAACATTACCTGGTGTTCTACCTGGCGGTGGCAGCGGTGTATTTCATCATCACCCTGATTTCCAACGGCGCCTTCCGGGTGTTCGAGCGACGGATCAACCGCTGGATGCCGCAGCACTAA
- a CDS encoding ABC transporter permease: MDFSWINSFGNELLHGLGITLKLLALSGVFGFLLAVLVALGRLSSNPLISAPLRAYTAVFRGTPLLVQIYILYYGVGSVFASYPLIRGSFLWPYLREGFWYVALALILCVGAYVGEVLRGALRAVPRGELEAARAFGMKRLMVLRRVWLPRALELVKPTLVGETVLLLKATALASTVAVTDLLGAANLVRAQTLRVYEPLLAVAVIYIVLAFVIEHVFSRWGKVPQRQA, encoded by the coding sequence ATGGATTTTTCTTGGATCAACAGTTTTGGCAACGAGCTGCTGCACGGCCTGGGCATCACCCTGAAATTGCTGGCGTTGTCCGGGGTGTTCGGCTTCTTGCTGGCGGTGCTGGTGGCGTTGGGGCGCTTGTCGTCCAACCCGCTGATCAGTGCGCCGCTTCGCGCCTACACCGCGGTATTCCGGGGCACGCCGCTGCTGGTGCAGATCTACATCCTGTATTACGGGGTGGGCAGCGTGTTTGCCAGCTACCCGCTGATTCGCGGCAGCTTCCTCTGGCCGTACCTGCGTGAAGGTTTCTGGTACGTGGCCCTGGCGCTGATTTTGTGTGTCGGCGCCTATGTCGGCGAAGTACTGCGCGGCGCCCTGCGTGCCGTGCCCCGGGGCGAGCTGGAAGCGGCGCGGGCCTTTGGCATGAAGCGCCTGATGGTGCTGCGCCGGGTCTGGCTGCCACGGGCGCTGGAACTGGTAAAGCCGACACTGGTGGGCGAGACCGTGCTGCTGCTCAAGGCCACCGCGCTGGCTTCCACCGTGGCCGTCACCGACTTGCTCGGCGCCGCCAACCTGGTGCGTGCGCAGACCCTGCGGGTGTACGAACCCCTGCTGGCCGTGGCGGTGATCTACATTGTCCTGGCGTTCGTGATCGAACACGTCTTCTCGCGCTGGGGCAAAGTCCCGCAGCGCCAGGCTTGA
- a CDS encoding transporter substrate-binding domain-containing protein, whose product MHNSLKSLAAGCVLAVLSHSAVAADKIVFGIALEPYPPFSEKAGNGAWSGFEPDLIKALCERMQAQCPLKEVSWDGLIPALQSSQIDVILNSLSITEEREKVIAFTAPYYQTPAMWVADKSLELVTTPEGLKGKLIGVQGSTSNATYLKAYYAKGSTLRYYNTQDDMTADLQSGRIDVMLADALTIEPMLKSAAGSGLADKGLAPKDPLFGSGIGAAVRKGDDSLREQLNTALAALKADGTYDKIRSRYFSVDISAQ is encoded by the coding sequence ATGCACAACTCTCTGAAATCCCTCGCCGCCGGCTGCGTGCTCGCCGTGCTTTCCCACAGTGCCGTTGCCGCCGACAAAATCGTCTTTGGCATCGCCCTGGAACCTTACCCGCCGTTTTCCGAAAAAGCCGGCAATGGCGCCTGGAGCGGCTTCGAACCGGACCTGATCAAGGCCCTGTGCGAACGCATGCAAGCCCAATGCCCGCTCAAGGAAGTGTCCTGGGACGGCCTGATTCCGGCACTGCAATCGAGCCAGATCGATGTGATCCTCAACTCCCTGAGCATCACCGAAGAACGCGAAAAGGTCATCGCCTTCACCGCCCCGTACTACCAGACCCCAGCCATGTGGGTCGCCGACAAAAGCCTGGAGCTGGTCACCACCCCCGAGGGGCTCAAGGGCAAGTTGATCGGCGTGCAGGGCTCGACGTCCAACGCCACGTATCTCAAGGCCTACTACGCCAAGGGTTCGACCCTGCGCTACTACAACACCCAGGACGACATGACCGCCGACCTGCAAAGCGGACGGATCGACGTCATGCTGGCAGACGCCCTGACCATCGAGCCGATGCTCAAGTCCGCTGCCGGCAGCGGCCTGGCCGACAAGGGCCTGGCGCCCAAGGATCCGTTGTTCGGTTCCGGCATCGGCGCCGCTGTGCGCAAGGGTGATGACAGCCTGCGCGAGCAGCTCAACACCGCGCTGGCGGCGCTGAAGGCTGACGGCACCTACGACAAAATTCGCAGCCGCTATTTCAGCGTCGATATTTCCGCGCAATAA
- a CDS encoding ABC transporter ATP-binding protein, which translates to MNPVTPVVAIDALHKSYAAHHVLKGISLRANEGDVVSLIGSSGSGKSTLLRCINLLEIPCSGSLRINGEEVRLKKDRAGNPLIADPDQVARLRTQLGMVFQSFNLWPHRTVLENVIEAPVYVLGEDRKDAIAHAEHLLEKVGLASKRDAFPAFLSGGQQQRVAIARALAMRPRVLLMDEPTSALDPELVGEVLKVIQGIAEEGRTMILVTHEMAFARDVSSKVMFLHQGLVEEEGTPQQVFQNPTSERCRQFVMAQDNRV; encoded by the coding sequence TTGAACCCAGTCACCCCGGTGGTCGCCATTGATGCTCTGCACAAGAGCTACGCTGCGCACCATGTTCTCAAAGGCATTTCCCTGCGCGCCAACGAAGGCGATGTGGTGTCGCTGATCGGTTCCAGCGGTTCGGGCAAAAGCACCCTGCTGCGTTGCATCAACCTGTTGGAAATCCCTTGCAGCGGCAGCCTGCGCATCAACGGCGAAGAAGTGCGACTGAAAAAGGACCGCGCCGGTAACCCGCTGATCGCCGACCCGGATCAAGTCGCTCGCCTGCGCACACAACTGGGCATGGTGTTCCAGAGTTTCAACCTGTGGCCCCACCGCACCGTGCTGGAAAACGTCATCGAAGCACCGGTGTATGTGCTGGGTGAAGACCGCAAGGACGCCATCGCCCACGCCGAGCACCTGCTGGAAAAAGTCGGCCTGGCCAGCAAGCGCGATGCCTTCCCCGCCTTCCTTTCCGGTGGCCAGCAACAGCGCGTAGCCATCGCTCGTGCCCTGGCCATGCGCCCGCGCGTGTTGCTGATGGACGAGCCCACCTCGGCCCTGGACCCGGAGTTGGTCGGCGAAGTGCTGAAGGTGATCCAGGGCATCGCCGAAGAAGGCCGCACCATGATCCTCGTCACCCACGAAATGGCGTTTGCCCGCGATGTATCGAGCAAAGTCATGTTTTTGCACCAAGGGTTGGTTGAAGAAGAAGGCACGCCACAACAAGTCTTCCAGAACCCCACCAGCGAGCGTTGCCGCCAGTTCGTCATGGCCCAGGACAATCGCGTTTGA
- a CDS encoding sensor domain-containing diguanylate cyclase yields MGDISDKDPLKGELFDVNADLVHAIMELVSDGIWDWNANTGFVYRNPGWYEMLGYDPHSLENTVFTWESVIHPDDYPHVMKVFDDYINSRTPHYRAEYRCRKKDGTWLWIEDRGYMIARNPDGSVWRMVGAHRSIHERKRSLEQLERRNQSLEALVAERTRELSRVNQQLQLQLNENRSLAERDTLTRIANRYRLEQALLQECERAQRFRLPLAVIAMDVDDFKPINDQHGHAVGDATLLQVVERLEHCVRKGDLLARWGGDEFMVIMPKSTVEAAMGLAERIRRAVLEIPPVGEFKVTLSLGVVQRLNDESPANLMARADQALYRSKAAGKDRVSQ; encoded by the coding sequence ATGGGCGATATATCCGATAAGGATCCGTTGAAAGGTGAGCTTTTCGACGTCAATGCCGACCTGGTCCATGCCATCATGGAACTGGTCAGCGATGGAATCTGGGATTGGAATGCCAACACCGGGTTTGTCTATCGCAACCCCGGCTGGTACGAAATGCTGGGCTACGATCCCCATTCCCTGGAAAATACGGTCTTCACCTGGGAAAGCGTGATCCATCCCGACGATTACCCCCATGTGATGAAAGTCTTCGATGACTACATCAATAGCCGCACCCCCCACTATCGAGCTGAATACCGCTGTCGAAAAAAAGACGGCACATGGCTGTGGATCGAAGACCGTGGCTACATGATCGCCCGCAACCCTGATGGTTCGGTGTGGCGCATGGTCGGCGCGCACCGCAGCATTCACGAGCGTAAACGCTCCCTGGAACAGCTTGAGCGGCGCAACCAATCCCTGGAAGCACTGGTAGCCGAACGCACCCGCGAACTGTCGCGGGTCAATCAGCAACTGCAATTGCAACTGAACGAAAACCGCTCCCTGGCCGAGCGCGATACCTTGACCCGCATCGCCAATCGCTATCGCCTGGAACAAGCCTTGCTGCAAGAGTGCGAACGCGCCCAACGGTTTCGCCTGCCGTTGGCGGTGATTGCCATGGATGTCGATGACTTCAAGCCGATCAACGACCAGCACGGACATGCCGTGGGCGATGCCACCTTGTTGCAAGTGGTCGAACGCCTGGAGCATTGCGTGCGCAAGGGTGACCTGCTGGCACGTTGGGGTGGCGATGAGTTTATGGTGATCATGCCCAAGAGCACGGTGGAAGCCGCCATGGGACTGGCCGAGCGTATCCGCCGGGCAGTCCTCGAAATCCCCCCCGTGGGAGAGTTCAAGGTGACCTTGAGCCTGGGGGTCGTACAACGCCTCAACGACGAGTCGCCCGCCAACCTGATGGCGCGGGCAGACCAAGCGTTGTACCGGTCCAAGGCTGCGGGCAAGGACCGGGTTTCACAATAG
- a CDS encoding LysR substrate-binding domain-containing protein, whose protein sequence is MRYPSMTALRALDAVARLGSVSEAALELNLTPSAISHQIKSLEQTLGFALTERTGRNIRITWQGERYARDIHGLLANILEAGQRFDGQQVSGRLCISSPAGFATYWLCTHIADFQALYPQVELHLISPRTPDDTSDHGADLFIAYGMGDWPNQHVQKIVSLRYFPVCSPRLVNTMGGLKNPEHLAGAPLLHMIDYSDWRVWLAAAGAPNVDVQRGIVFADAHFVQSACIASQGIAMGDNLISGEALARGLLVRPFETEIESNRGYYLVADHQKVERPVVQAFGEWVKSQLGGGL, encoded by the coding sequence ATGCGTTACCCCTCCATGACCGCCTTGCGGGCGCTGGACGCGGTGGCCCGGCTGGGCAGCGTGTCCGAGGCCGCCCTCGAGCTGAACCTCACCCCCAGCGCCATCAGCCATCAGATCAAAAGCCTGGAACAAACCCTGGGCTTTGCCCTGACCGAGCGCACCGGGCGCAATATCCGCATTACCTGGCAAGGTGAGCGCTATGCCCGGGATATCCACGGATTGCTGGCCAATATTCTTGAGGCCGGGCAGCGTTTCGATGGCCAGCAGGTCAGCGGGCGCCTGTGCATCAGCAGCCCGGCGGGCTTTGCCACCTATTGGCTGTGCACGCATATCGCCGACTTCCAGGCACTTTATCCACAGGTCGAATTGCACCTGATTTCACCGCGCACGCCAGACGATACCAGCGACCACGGCGCCGATCTGTTTATCGCCTACGGCATGGGCGACTGGCCCAACCAGCATGTGCAGAAGATCGTTTCGCTGCGTTACTTCCCGGTCTGCAGCCCGCGCTTGGTCAACACCATGGGTGGCCTGAAGAACCCGGAACACCTGGCGGGCGCGCCTTTGCTGCACATGATCGACTACTCCGATTGGCGCGTCTGGCTGGCCGCCGCGGGAGCGCCGAATGTCGATGTGCAGCGCGGCATCGTGTTTGCCGATGCGCACTTTGTGCAGTCGGCGTGCATCGCCAGCCAGGGCATCGCCATGGGCGACAACCTGATCAGCGGCGAGGCCCTGGCCAGGGGCTTGCTGGTGCGACCGTTCGAGACTGAGATCGAATCCAACCGTGGCTATTACCTGGTGGCCGATCACCAGAAAGTCGAACGACCGGTGGTGCAGGCGTTTGGCGAGTGGGTGAAGTCGCAGCTGGGCGGCGGGCTTTGA
- a CDS encoding c-type cytochrome, translating into MALSLSRLALMGATLCLALPLYANEPAKPDTELIAQGKYVAQLGDCIACHTAKQGPEMAGGLELSTPMGTIYSSNITPDRETGIGNYSFEQFDRVMREGVTPAGMNLYPAMPYPSYAKMSEEDMRALFAYLMQEVKPVKQANLEADMGFPFNQRWGLALWNLMFLDKQPFQPDPTRDAVLNRGAYLVQSLGHCGSCHTPRGIAFQEKAMSDTGSGGEHYLGGETVEHWRALSLRNLWTVDDTVQLLKTGQNRFATVSGNMVDVIQHSTQHFTNADLTAIATYLKSLPPGKDDLPMPAVAKGPTELPKDLFTSRGGLGYMQFCSDCHRSDGAGVKGLFPALAGNAGVVASNPTSLLHITLTGWETAETAAHPRVYTMPGFARLGNNEVAEILTFVRTRWGNEGSPISTAQVKKMRDQLNPVSTDSSAFETPRLANLLAAPNADQVVRGMRLHLQTKELLPDNVGNSLNCTSCHLNAGTVADGSPFVGVSAFFPSYAPRAGKVVSLEERINGCFRRSMNGKPVPPQSADMLAMVAYFDWMKNNTKPEDKVAGRGVGKIDPAIKPDLANGEQVYAKQCAVCHGNDGEGLARADGTLVYPPLWGDQSFNIGAGMARTYTAAAFVKRNMPIGFHEKFPLGQGGLSDQEAVDVAAYFSQKPRPDFPDKVKDWPNGGKPVDARY; encoded by the coding sequence ATGGCCCTTTCTCTGTCACGTTTGGCCTTGATGGGGGCGACGCTGTGTCTTGCGCTTCCTCTGTATGCCAACGAACCCGCCAAACCCGATACCGAACTGATCGCCCAGGGCAAATACGTTGCCCAACTCGGTGACTGCATCGCCTGCCACACCGCCAAGCAAGGCCCCGAGATGGCGGGTGGCCTGGAGCTGAGCACGCCCATGGGCACCATCTATTCCAGCAACATCACCCCGGACCGCGAGACTGGGATCGGTAACTACAGCTTCGAACAGTTCGATCGCGTGATGCGCGAAGGCGTGACGCCGGCGGGTATGAACCTGTACCCGGCGATGCCGTATCCGTCCTACGCGAAGATGAGCGAAGAGGACATGCGCGCCCTGTTCGCCTACTTGATGCAAGAGGTCAAGCCGGTGAAACAGGCCAACCTCGAAGCCGACATGGGCTTCCCGTTCAACCAGCGCTGGGGCCTGGCGTTGTGGAATTTGATGTTCCTCGACAAACAACCGTTCCAGCCCGACCCGACCCGAGATGCAGTGCTCAACCGGGGCGCCTATCTGGTCCAGAGTCTCGGCCATTGCGGCTCGTGCCATACCCCACGGGGCATCGCCTTCCAGGAAAAAGCCATGAGCGACACCGGCAGCGGCGGCGAGCACTACCTGGGCGGGGAAACCGTCGAGCATTGGCGCGCCTTGAGTCTGCGCAACCTATGGACGGTGGACGACACCGTGCAACTGCTCAAGACCGGGCAGAACCGCTTTGCCACCGTGTCGGGCAACATGGTGGATGTGATCCAGCACAGTACCCAGCACTTCACGAATGCCGACCTGACGGCCATTGCGACCTATCTGAAATCCCTGCCACCGGGCAAGGACGACCTGCCGATGCCGGCCGTCGCCAAAGGCCCCACCGAACTGCCCAAGGACTTGTTCACCAGCCGTGGCGGCCTGGGCTACATGCAGTTCTGCAGTGATTGCCATCGCAGCGACGGCGCGGGCGTGAAGGGGTTGTTCCCGGCATTGGCCGGCAACGCCGGCGTGGTTGCCAGCAACCCGACCTCGCTGCTGCACATCACCCTCACCGGTTGGGAAACCGCCGAGACTGCAGCCCATCCACGGGTCTACACCATGCCGGGCTTTGCGCGCCTGGGGAACAACGAAGTGGCGGAAATCCTCACCTTTGTGCGCACGCGCTGGGGCAACGAGGGGTCGCCGATCAGCACCGCCCAGGTGAAGAAAATGCGTGACCAACTCAACCCGGTGAGCACCGACTCCTCGGCGTTCGAGACGCCGCGCCTGGCCAACCTACTGGCGGCGCCGAATGCCGACCAAGTGGTACGTGGCATGCGTCTGCACCTGCAAACCAAGGAGCTGCTGCCAGACAATGTCGGTAACTCGCTGAACTGCACCAGTTGCCATCTCAATGCCGGCACCGTGGCGGATGGCTCGCCGTTTGTGGGCGTGTCGGCTTTCTTCCCCAGCTACGCCCCGCGTGCTGGCAAGGTGGTGAGCCTGGAAGAACGCATCAACGGTTGCTTCCGCCGCTCGATGAATGGCAAACCGGTGCCGCCACAATCGGCGGATATGCTGGCGATGGTGGCGTACTTCGATTGGATGAAAAACAACACCAAGCCCGAGGACAAGGTAGCTGGCCGTGGTGTCGGCAAGATCGACCCGGCCATCAAGCCCGACCTGGCCAATGGCGAACAGGTCTACGCCAAGCAATGCGCGGTGTGCCACGGTAACGACGGCGAGGGCCTGGCCCGAGCGGACGGCACCCTGGTGTACCCACCGTTGTGGGGCGACCAGTCGTTCAACATCGGGGCCGGCATGGCCCGCACTTACACTGCGGCCGCGTTCGTCAAACGCAACATGCCAATCGGCTTCCATGAAAAATTCCCGTTGGGCCAGGGTGGCTTGTCGGACCAGGAAGCGGTGGACGTTGCCGCCTACTTCTCGCAAAAACCACGCCCGGACTTCCCGGACAAGGTCAAGGACTGGCCGAACGGCGGCAAGCCGGTGGATGCGCGTTACTAG
- a CDS encoding 5-guanidino-2-oxopentanoate decarboxylase, translating into MTTCAQSLVRLLEGYGVDTVFGIPGVHTVELYRGLHGSRLRHVSPRHEQGAGFMADGYARASGKPGVCFIITGPGMTNILTAMGQAYADSVPMLVISTTNRREHLRLGHGHLHELPDQRAMVAGVCAFSHTLQSPEQLPELLARAFAVFKCARPRPVHLEIPLDVLDMPAIDLNLMPRSLPGAPAPAPASLRAALNLLNDARRPLILAGGGARDCAEVLQQLAERLQAPVALTTNARGLLPMGHPLLLDGVQSSKHGRSLFDEADVILAVGTELGETDYDFFGLGPLKFKAPLIRLDIDPMQVMGVQRAHVGLVGDAREGLQALLDEVRPPAPSGRWAQDSVQRVNRLERETWNAKQQGLQGLLDLLRDSLVDPLIVGDSTQPVYQGAVGYQAPAANSWFNAGTGYGTLGYGLPAAIGAKLAKPGRPVVALVGDGGLQFASNELIAAREAGIGVILVVWNNQCYGEIRDYMQAREITPLGVDILTPDFAAMARSCHVEHHTAATPQALHELLQTLAGSRQPVMIELDAAQYLQNA; encoded by the coding sequence ATGACCACCTGCGCCCAGTCCCTGGTTCGCCTGCTGGAAGGTTATGGGGTAGATACCGTGTTCGGCATCCCCGGCGTGCATACCGTCGAGCTCTATCGCGGCCTGCACGGCAGCCGCCTGCGCCATGTCAGCCCACGCCATGAACAGGGCGCCGGCTTTATGGCCGACGGCTACGCCCGCGCCAGTGGCAAGCCGGGGGTATGTTTCATCATTACCGGCCCCGGTATGACCAATATTCTGACCGCCATGGGCCAGGCTTATGCCGACTCGGTGCCGATGCTGGTGATTTCCACCACCAACCGCCGCGAACATCTGCGCCTGGGCCATGGGCATTTGCACGAGTTGCCGGATCAACGGGCGATGGTCGCCGGTGTGTGTGCCTTCAGCCATACCCTGCAGTCGCCGGAGCAATTGCCGGAACTGCTGGCGCGGGCTTTTGCCGTATTCAAGTGCGCGCGCCCGCGCCCGGTGCATCTGGAAATCCCCCTGGATGTGCTGGATATGCCGGCCATCGACCTCAACCTGATGCCCCGCAGCCTGCCGGGTGCACCGGCTCCCGCGCCAGCCTCGCTGCGTGCAGCGTTGAACTTGCTCAACGATGCGCGACGGCCGCTGATTCTCGCCGGCGGTGGGGCTCGTGATTGCGCCGAAGTGCTGCAGCAACTGGCCGAGCGCCTGCAAGCGCCGGTGGCCCTGACCACCAATGCCCGTGGCTTATTGCCCATGGGCCACCCCTTGTTGCTGGACGGCGTGCAGTCATCCAAACATGGCCGCTCGCTGTTTGACGAAGCCGATGTGATCCTCGCCGTGGGCACGGAGCTTGGGGAAACCGACTACGACTTCTTCGGCCTTGGCCCACTGAAATTCAAGGCGCCGCTGATCCGCCTGGATATCGACCCGATGCAAGTCATGGGCGTGCAACGGGCTCATGTCGGGCTGGTGGGCGATGCCCGCGAAGGGTTGCAGGCGCTGCTGGATGAGGTCCGCCCGCCAGCCCCGAGCGGGCGTTGGGCGCAGGACAGCGTGCAGCGGGTCAACCGCCTGGAACGCGAGACCTGGAACGCTAAGCAGCAGGGGCTGCAAGGCTTGTTGGACTTGCTGCGCGACAGCCTGGTCGACCCGTTGATCGTCGGCGATTCGACCCAGCCGGTGTATCAGGGCGCGGTGGGCTATCAGGCGCCGGCGGCCAACAGTTGGTTCAATGCCGGCACTGGCTACGGCACTCTCGGCTACGGGTTGCCGGCGGCTATTGGCGCCAAGCTGGCCAAGCCCGGGCGACCGGTGGTGGCGCTGGTGGGCGATGGCGGCCTGCAATTTGCCAGCAACGAACTGATCGCGGCCCGTGAGGCGGGTATCGGCGTGATCCTGGTGGTGTGGAACAACCAGTGCTACGGCGAGATCCGCGACTACATGCAAGCCCGGGAAATCACCCCGCTGGGCGTGGATATCTTGACCCCGGACTTTGCCGCGATGGCCCGCAGCTGCCATGTTGAGCACCACACCGCTGCCACGCCACAGGCCTTGCATGAGCTGTTGCAAACCCTGGCCGGCAGCCGCCAGCCGGTGATGATCGAACTCGACGCTGCGCAATACCTGCAAAACGCCTGA
- a CDS encoding alkaline phosphatase D family protein, translating into MLQPDTLPAVLAGPLLRRLEPGRLVLWLVGSRALALTLRLQFTQQARQQSLDIELDATRCQVIPVGRAAFIHLIDVALDTPLPQDVPINYDLLTHDGAGIAEWAPHLLYANAQTPDFILHSRIRQLLHGSCRKPHHYADEGLLCADRLLAEDRSLAQRPALLMMSGDQVYADDVAGPMLRAIHGLIARLGLFDEHLDGAVVDDSTRLYDHPASYYHRADLLPALESNETLRERFFGGVKKPIFTSSTADNHLVTFAEVMAMYLLAWSPIPWTLIAPQPPTRLALEERARYAREQVPVDKFRDGLAGVARVFAHVPCLMIFDDHDITDDWNLSAQWEQTAYANPFSKRIIGNALLAYMLCQGWGNNPDAFVQLVEKTLALTATAQDHDNHLHAPSQDQLLEDLLKFQQWHYVLPTTPALVVIDTRTRRWRSEFTLKQPSGLLDWEALSELQQELLDHPSAIIVSPAPIFGVKLIETVQKVFSWCGYPLLVDAENWMAHRGAAQVILNIFRHSRTPGNYVILSGDVHYSFVYKVLIRHRNVGPHIWQITSSGIKNQFPPRLLEWFDRLNRWLYSPRSPLNWLTRRRRMQVVPYIPEHAEAGERLWNSAGIGQVFFNEQGQPEAIYQHNANGAPPTRMVEPQ; encoded by the coding sequence ATGCTGCAACCCGATACATTGCCCGCCGTCCTCGCCGGCCCCTTGTTGCGTCGCCTGGAACCCGGGCGCCTGGTGTTGTGGCTAGTGGGCAGTCGAGCGCTGGCATTGACCCTGCGATTGCAGTTCACCCAGCAAGCGCGCCAACAGTCGCTGGATATCGAGCTCGACGCCACCCGCTGCCAGGTGATCCCTGTGGGCCGCGCAGCGTTTATCCACCTGATCGATGTAGCGCTGGACACGCCGCTTCCCCAGGACGTGCCCATCAACTATGACCTGCTGACCCATGATGGAGCCGGCATCGCCGAGTGGGCGCCGCACCTGCTGTACGCCAATGCCCAGACCCCGGATTTCATCCTGCACAGCCGTATCCGCCAGTTGCTGCACGGCTCTTGCCGCAAACCCCACCATTACGCCGATGAAGGCCTGCTCTGCGCGGATCGCCTGTTGGCCGAAGATCGCAGCCTGGCCCAGCGCCCAGCCCTGTTGATGATGAGTGGCGACCAGGTGTATGCCGACGATGTCGCCGGGCCGATGCTGCGCGCCATTCATGGGCTGATTGCCCGCCTGGGCCTGTTCGATGAACACCTCGATGGCGCAGTGGTGGACGACAGCACTCGGCTCTACGACCACCCCGCCAGCTACTACCATCGCGCCGACCTGTTGCCGGCCCTGGAGAGCAACGAGACCCTGCGCGAACGCTTTTTTGGCGGCGTGAAGAAACCGATCTTCACCAGCAGCACCGCCGACAACCACCTGGTAACTTTCGCCGAAGTCATGGCGATGTACCTGCTGGCCTGGTCGCCGATACCCTGGACCCTGATCGCCCCGCAACCGCCCACGCGGTTAGCCCTTGAAGAACGGGCACGCTACGCCCGCGAACAGGTGCCTGTGGATAAGTTTCGCGATGGCCTGGCCGGCGTGGCCCGGGTCTTCGCCCATGTTCCATGCCTGATGATCTTCGACGATCACGACATTACCGATGACTGGAACCTCAGCGCCCAGTGGGAGCAGACCGCCTACGCCAACCCCTTCTCCAAGCGCATCATCGGCAACGCCTTGCTCGCCTATATGCTTTGCCAGGGCTGGGGCAACAACCCTGACGCCTTCGTCCAGCTCGTGGAAAAAACCCTGGCCCTGACCGCCACGGCCCAGGATCACGACAATCATCTGCACGCCCCCAGCCAGGACCAATTGCTGGAAGATCTCCTGAAATTCCAACAGTGGCACTACGTGCTACCCACCACTCCCGCACTGGTGGTCATCGACACCCGTACACGGCGCTGGCGCAGCGAGTTCACCCTCAAGCAACCGTCCGGCCTGCTGGACTGGGAAGCCTTGAGCGAATTGCAACAGGAACTGCTGGACCACCCGTCGGCAATCATCGTTTCGCCCGCGCCGATCTTCGGCGTCAAGCTGATCGAAACCGTGCAGAAAGTCTTCAGTTGGTGCGGCTACCCGCTGTTGGTCGATGCCGAAAACTGGATGGCCCACCGTGGCGCCGCGCAAGTGATCCTGAATATCTTTCGCCACTCGCGCACCCCGGGTAACTACGTGATTCTCTCGGGGGATGTGCACTACTCGTTCGTCTACAAGGTACTGATACGCCATCGCAATGTCGGGCCGCATATCTGGCAGATCACCAGCAGCGGCATCAAGAACCAGTTCCCGCCGCGCCTGCTGGAATGGTTCGACCGCCTCAACCGCTGGCTGTACTCGCCGCGCTCCCCCCTGAACTGGCTGACCCGTCGCCGCCGCATGCAGGTGGTGCCGTATATCCCGGAACATGCCGAAGCCGGCGAGCGCCTGTGGAACAGTGCCGGCATCGGCCAGGTATTCTTCAACGAGCAAGGCCAGCCTGAGGCGATCTACCAGCACAATGCCAATGGTGCGCCGCCCACGCGCATGGTAGAGCCGCAATAG